CCATATTTATAATATTCGATCCGGACTACATTTCGCACAAAAGTATGAAATTATTTGATTCTCTTCGTATGAATCGTCTCTTTTTTCTCTAACATCTCGATAAATTGATTCAACTTTCTCTTTCTCAACTCTTCGTTTTTTGTATGATGAAGTCGAAACAAGATCGCGTATCGATTCGCGGAATCCAAACTCTCAAAAAACTTTTTGGCTTTCGGACGTAATTTCAGGAGGTTTGCAAAATCTCTCGGAATTTCGACCTTACTCTGAGAATCATACGCCGCGTCCCAACGACCGTCCTTTTTAGCCGACTCGACCGCTTCGAGGCCGGAAGGTTTCATTTTACCATCGGCGATCAAGGTGTTCGCCTTTTCTCGATT
This is a stretch of genomic DNA from Leptospira stimsonii. It encodes these proteins:
- a CDS encoding YdeI/OmpD-associated family protein, producing the protein MEEFLKDLPILPFKSRKEWDQWLKKNHKKGIAIWIKFAKKDSNVLSLTYAEALDVALCYGWIDSQKQKYDDFFWLQKFSVRGPKSIWSKINREKANTLIADGKMKPSGLEAVESAKKDGRWDAAYDSQSKVEIPRDFANLLKLRPKAKKFFESLDSANRYAILFRLHHTKNEELRKRKLNQFIEMLEKKETIHTKRIK